The Chryseobacterium indicum genome includes a window with the following:
- a CDS encoding DegT/DnrJ/EryC1/StrS family aminotransferase — MKKIQMVDLQSQYYKIKNDVDNAVLNVMDSAAFINGPEVKSFQNELESYLDVKHVIPCANGTDALQIALMGLDLQEGDEIITADFTFAATVEVIHLLKLKSVLVDVDYDTFTISTEAIKKAITPKTKAIIPVHIFGQCANMEEILKIAEEHNLYVIEDNAQAIGSEFTFSDGTVKKAGTMSTVGTTSFFPSKNLGCYGDGGAIFTNNDDLAHRLRGIVNHGMYQRYYHDEVGVNSRLDSVQAAILRKKLPHLDNYNEARGRAADYYDEAFAGHEHILTPKRAEYSTHVFHQYTLRILNGKRNDLQKFLAEKEIPAMIYYPVALRKQKAYFQESNDADFVNTDKLLDQVISLPMHTELDDEQLKYITDAVLEFMG, encoded by the coding sequence ATGAAAAAGATTCAAATGGTTGACTTACAAAGTCAGTATTACAAGATAAAAAATGATGTGGATAATGCCGTTTTAAATGTAATGGATTCAGCGGCTTTTATCAATGGTCCTGAAGTAAAGTCATTCCAGAATGAATTAGAGTCCTATCTGGACGTAAAACATGTTATTCCCTGTGCAAACGGTACAGATGCACTTCAGATTGCTTTAATGGGGCTTGATCTGCAGGAAGGTGATGAGATCATCACGGCAGATTTTACTTTTGCGGCAACGGTGGAAGTAATTCATTTGCTTAAACTTAAATCGGTTTTGGTAGATGTAGATTATGATACTTTCACCATTTCAACGGAGGCGATTAAAAAAGCCATTACTCCGAAAACAAAAGCGATTATTCCCGTACATATTTTCGGACAGTGCGCGAATATGGAAGAAATTTTAAAAATTGCTGAAGAGCACAATTTATATGTAATTGAAGACAACGCACAGGCAATCGGTTCTGAATTCACTTTTTCGGACGGAACTGTAAAGAAAGCGGGAACCATGTCTACGGTTGGAACGACTTCTTTCTTTCCATCTAAAAATTTAGGATGTTACGGAGACGGTGGAGCAATTTTCACGAATAATGATGATCTGGCGCACCGTTTAAGAGGAATTGTAAACCACGGAATGTACCAAAGATATTATCATGATGAGGTTGGAGTAAATTCAAGATTAGACAGTGTTCAGGCTGCTATTTTGAGAAAAAAACTTCCGCATCTGGATAACTATAACGAAGCAAGAGGTAGAGCAGCAGATTATTATGATGAAGCTTTTGCCGGACATGAACATATTTTAACACCAAAAAGAGCGGAATATTCTACTCATGTTTTCCACCAGTATACTTTAAGAATTCTGAACGGAAAGCGTAATGATTTGCAAAAATTTTTAGCTGAAAAGGAAATTCCGGCAATGATCTATTATCCGGTAGCTTTAAGAAAGCAAAAAGCATATTTTCAGGAAAGTAACGACGCCGATTTTGTGAATACGGATAAATTATTAGATCAGGTAATTTCTCTTCCAATGCATACGGAACTGGATGATGAGCAGCTGAAGTATATTACGGATGCGGTGTTGGAGTTTATGGGATAA
- a CDS encoding S8/S53 family peptidase, which produces MKKTLLFCLLAGYSVSFAQTSLVFVFFKDKPNKAAFYANPLSELSQKSLNRRTSLGITLNDQDAPIEPTYVTNIQNLGFTVTDYSKWLNGVAVNATPAQITMLQAQNYVLSVESFARNSSGGTKMSHQNKWDNPINEANKNLTTFDYGSGSAQIDQINLRPLHLAGYTGTGVTIAVIDSGFPYVNTGSAYSRLWTNGHIKGGYDFVAKGSDIYNTSLNNHGSAVLGAIGGYIQDTFVGSAPDADFYLYRSENAAIEIPEEELYWIEAAEEADRKGVDMITTSLGYATFDDPKYNYTYANMNGTTSFIARGAEIAVNKGILTLFAAGNSGAQTWHYILTPADNAKVFTIGAVDSSGASSTFSSFGPNSAGVIKPDASARGTAATSVINNNSTISVNGTSIATPIAAGGVACLIQAFPTMNRDLMRDKLRQNASLYPNHTDQMGFGILNFGGLYNTVLSTSELVKKNNIAIFPNPVKNILNVASESEVLALEVYDNLGRFITKVNNQKSVKVEDFAKGVYYLKIQTKDKIYYEKFIKE; this is translated from the coding sequence ATGAAAAAAACTTTACTTTTTTGTCTTTTAGCAGGTTACTCTGTCAGTTTTGCACAGACATCGCTTGTTTTTGTATTTTTTAAAGACAAACCGAACAAGGCTGCATTCTATGCAAATCCGTTATCAGAATTATCTCAAAAATCCCTTAACAGACGTACTTCGTTAGGAATTACGCTGAATGATCAGGATGCTCCGATAGAACCGACTTACGTTACCAATATTCAGAATTTAGGATTCACCGTAACCGATTATTCAAAATGGCTGAATGGTGTCGCCGTGAATGCAACACCGGCTCAGATTACCATGCTTCAGGCGCAGAATTATGTACTGTCTGTAGAAAGTTTTGCAAGAAATTCGTCAGGAGGAACAAAAATGAGTCATCAGAATAAATGGGACAATCCAATCAACGAGGCGAATAAAAATTTAACCACTTTTGATTATGGTTCTGGTTCTGCACAGATCGACCAGATCAATCTCCGTCCGCTTCATTTGGCAGGTTACACAGGAACAGGAGTTACCATTGCTGTGATTGATTCCGGATTCCCTTACGTAAATACAGGTTCTGCCTATTCAAGATTATGGACGAACGGACACATCAAGGGCGGATATGATTTTGTGGCCAAAGGCTCAGACATTTATAATACTTCGCTTAACAACCACGGTTCTGCTGTTCTAGGTGCAATCGGAGGATATATTCAGGATACTTTTGTCGGCTCAGCTCCGGATGCGGATTTTTATCTGTACCGAAGTGAAAATGCAGCAATAGAAATTCCCGAAGAAGAACTGTACTGGATCGAAGCCGCCGAAGAAGCCGACCGAAAAGGAGTTGATATGATTACAACATCTCTGGGCTATGCTACTTTTGATGACCCGAAATACAACTATACTTACGCCAATATGAACGGAACGACCTCGTTCATTGCAAGAGGTGCAGAAATTGCCGTCAACAAAGGTATTTTAACTCTATTCGCAGCAGGAAATTCAGGAGCTCAGACGTGGCATTACATTTTAACTCCGGCAGATAACGCAAAAGTCTTTACCATCGGAGCTGTAGATTCTTCCGGAGCTTCTTCCACCTTCTCATCTTTCGGTCCGAATTCTGCGGGTGTTATAAAGCCCGATGCGAGTGCAAGAGGAACCGCCGCAACAAGTGTTATCAATAATAATTCAACCATTTCAGTTAACGGAACATCCATTGCCACTCCCATTGCTGCGGGAGGAGTCGCCTGCCTTATTCAGGCTTTTCCTACCATGAACAGAGATTTAATGAGGGATAAATTAAGACAGAACGCTTCTCTCTATCCGAATCATACCGATCAGATGGGATTCGGAATTTTAAATTTCGGAGGTCTTTACAATACAGTTTTAAGTACTTCAGAACTGGTAAAGAAAAACAATATTGCCATTTTCCCGAATCCTGTTAAAAATATTCTGAATGTGGCTTCAGAAAGTGAAGTTTTAGCTTTGGAAGTTTATGATAACTTAGGAAGATTCATTACAAAAGTCAATAACCAGAAATCTGTAAAAGTCGAAGATTTTGCAAAAGGTGTTTATTACCTGAAAATTCAGACGAAGGATAAAATCTACTACGAAAAATTCATAAAAGAATAA
- a CDS encoding phosphoenolpyruvate carboxylase codes for MIHDQRAEKFRQIVENKFQIYNSLFMSLPYDKMTNIGMLLPFLCEESKIGYEAGKTPEEIVEEFFKNHTDLQTEEQKTELLFKIIQYIERQVVLFDSIEDAAFPNLHSESDNGTVTNMYERSLQDHKLEKVREKLKDFAIKIVFTAHPTQFYPNSVQRILHDLRNAITTDSITNIDMLLQQLGKTPFVNKEKPTPIDEALSIIYYLRYVYYDTIGELFTKIKTTFENDHFHLHEDLIQLGFWPGGDRDGNPFVTADVTKRVAEELHTAILKAYYNNLKSVRRRLSFRGVSEVLTKLSNELYSAIFRNEKITADDIIKRLEEAEKILVEQHNSLFLDQLVNFKDRVKIFGTHFATLDVRQDSRIHQKVIDEVFAKVFGASNATHEEKFNKLIQITEKVNPENFEDIVKDTLLTVSQISEIQQLNGLRGMNRYIISNSDAVKDVMNVYAFFKVCGYQEDEINMDIVPLFETMEGLANAENVMNELYQNPIYKKHLEKRGNQQTIMLGFSDGTKDGGYLKANWEIYKAKEVLTKLSEQNGIKVVFFDGRGGPPARGGGKTHDFYASQGKTIANNKIELTIQGQTITSIFGNKEQAKYNFEQLLTAGVENDVFKNAKKELTEKERALIIELAEISYQKYSDLKAHPMFVPYLQEMSTLEYYGKTNIGSRPSKRGGGSELKFEDLRAIPFVGSWSQLKQNVPGFFGFGFAMQQLKEQGRFDKVRELYRGSDFFKTLVLNSMMSMNKTYFPLTYYIKNNPKFGAFWNVLFDEYNLSKNIMLELTGFKMLQEEDPLSRKSVKIRERIVLPLLSIQQYALMKIQKGEGDLEAYGKLVTRSLFGNINASRNSA; via the coding sequence ATGATACACGACCAACGCGCAGAAAAATTCAGGCAGATCGTGGAAAATAAGTTCCAGATCTACAATTCATTGTTTATGAGCCTGCCTTATGATAAAATGACGAATATCGGGATGCTGCTTCCGTTCCTTTGTGAAGAAAGCAAAATCGGCTACGAAGCCGGAAAAACGCCTGAAGAAATCGTTGAAGAATTCTTTAAAAATCATACCGATCTGCAGACTGAAGAACAGAAAACAGAACTTCTTTTCAAAATTATCCAATATATTGAAAGACAGGTAGTTTTGTTTGATAGTATTGAGGATGCTGCATTTCCGAACCTGCATTCCGAAAGTGATAACGGAACGGTAACCAATATGTACGAACGTTCGCTTCAGGATCATAAACTCGAAAAAGTGCGTGAAAAACTGAAAGATTTTGCCATCAAAATCGTGTTTACGGCGCATCCTACACAGTTTTACCCGAATTCTGTACAGAGAATTCTTCACGATCTCAGAAATGCCATTACAACCGATTCTATCACGAATATCGATATGCTTTTGCAGCAGTTGGGGAAAACACCGTTTGTCAATAAAGAAAAACCGACTCCAATTGATGAAGCGTTGAGCATCATTTATTATCTGAGATACGTATATTACGATACCATCGGAGAACTTTTCACGAAAATAAAAACGACATTCGAAAACGACCATTTTCATTTGCATGAAGATCTGATCCAGCTTGGTTTCTGGCCGGGAGGAGACCGCGACGGAAATCCTTTTGTAACGGCAGATGTTACGAAAAGAGTGGCGGAAGAACTGCATACTGCAATTTTAAAAGCCTATTACAACAACCTGAAATCGGTTCGAAGAAGACTGAGTTTCAGAGGCGTTTCGGAGGTTTTAACAAAACTGAGCAACGAACTGTATTCCGCGATTTTCAGAAATGAAAAAATTACGGCAGATGATATTATCAAAAGACTGGAAGAAGCCGAAAAAATCCTCGTGGAGCAGCACAATTCATTGTTCCTTGATCAGTTGGTAAATTTCAAAGACCGTGTGAAGATTTTCGGGACACATTTTGCGACTCTGGATGTTCGACAGGACAGCAGAATCCATCAGAAAGTGATTGATGAGGTTTTTGCTAAAGTATTCGGAGCCAGTAATGCGACGCACGAAGAAAAATTCAATAAGTTAATTCAGATTACTGAAAAAGTAAATCCTGAAAATTTTGAAGATATTGTAAAAGATACCTTACTTACGGTTTCCCAAATTTCAGAAATCCAGCAACTGAACGGATTGAGAGGTATGAACCGTTATATTATTTCCAATTCCGATGCGGTAAAAGATGTGATGAATGTGTATGCGTTTTTCAAAGTCTGCGGTTATCAGGAAGACGAAATCAATATGGATATCGTTCCGCTTTTCGAAACAATGGAAGGTCTTGCCAACGCAGAGAATGTAATGAACGAATTGTACCAAAATCCTATTTATAAAAAGCATCTGGAAAAAAGAGGAAATCAGCAGACCATTATGTTAGGTTTCTCGGACGGAACGAAAGATGGCGGTTATCTGAAAGCGAACTGGGAAATTTATAAAGCCAAAGAAGTGTTAACGAAACTTTCCGAGCAAAACGGAATTAAAGTCGTGTTCTTCGACGGTCGAGGCGGTCCTCCCGCAAGAGGAGGCGGAAAAACTCACGATTTCTATGCTTCACAGGGGAAAACCATTGCGAATAATAAAATTGAATTAACAATTCAGGGACAGACGATTACAAGCATTTTCGGAAATAAAGAACAGGCAAAATATAATTTCGAGCAACTTTTAACAGCCGGAGTGGAAAATGATGTTTTCAAAAATGCGAAAAAAGAACTAACAGAAAAAGAAAGGGCGTTAATCATCGAACTGGCTGAAATCAGTTATCAAAAATATTCAGATCTGAAAGCGCATCCTATGTTTGTTCCTTATTTGCAGGAAATGAGTACGCTCGAATATTACGGAAAAACAAATATCGGAAGCCGTCCGTCGAAAAGAGGAGGCGGAAGTGAGCTGAAATTTGAGGATTTAAGAGCCATTCCGTTTGTAGGATCATGGTCGCAGTTGAAGCAGAATGTTCCGGGATTCTTCGGATTCGGTTTTGCAATGCAGCAGTTGAAAGAACAGGGACGATTTGATAAAGTAAGAGAATTGTACAGAGGTTCGGATTTCTTTAAGACTTTGGTTTTAAACTCGATGATGAGTATGAATAAAACCTATTTTCCTTTGACGTATTACATTAAAAACAACCCGAAATTCGGCGCATTCTGGAATGTTCTGTTTGATGAATACAATCTTTCCAAAAATATCATGCTGGAATTAACAGGCTTTAAAATGCTACAGGAAGAAGATCCGCTCTCCAGAAAATCGGTGAAAATCCGCGAAAGAATTGTTTTGCCTCTGTTGAGCATTCAGCAATATGCATTAATGAAAATTCAGAAAGGGGAAGGCGATCTGGAAGCCTACGGAAAACTGGTGACGCGTTCTTTATTCGGAAATATTAATGCGAGCAGGAATTCGGCTTAA
- a CDS encoding transposase: MSRGKRGFSTRFDLGKIFQLIIKRLKTGCQWRELSLKEYFTNQRISWQLIYYYFNKWSKDGSFRRIWVSLLKKNKRDLDLSCVQMDGSHTRSKTGGESVGYQGRKSSKTSNCIFLCDNQGQMLSMGEPVSGEHHDLYQIEETLEEIFVLLDEADIECKGLFLNADSGFDGKKCRDILEKKEMIANIKENPRNGNTQHEKYFDSELYKRRFKIEKANAWLDSFKALLVRFETLNITWVSLHYLAFSILFLRKIKV; this comes from the coding sequence TTGAGCAGAGGAAAACGGGGATTTTCAACAAGATTTGATTTAGGGAAAATCTTTCAACTCATTATTAAGCGTTTAAAAACAGGCTGCCAATGGCGCGAGCTGAGTCTTAAAGAGTACTTTACCAATCAGAGAATCAGTTGGCAACTGATTTATTATTATTTTAATAAATGGAGTAAGGATGGTTCTTTCAGGCGAATTTGGGTTTCCCTTCTTAAAAAGAATAAAAGAGATTTAGATCTTTCCTGTGTTCAGATGGACGGGAGTCATACGCGCAGTAAAACCGGTGGCGAATCGGTAGGTTATCAGGGACGAAAATCATCAAAGACCAGTAATTGTATCTTCCTTTGTGATAATCAGGGACAAATGCTTTCAATGGGAGAGCCGGTGAGCGGAGAACATCATGACCTTTATCAGATTGAAGAAACTTTAGAGGAGATTTTTGTTCTTTTGGATGAAGCTGATATAGAGTGTAAAGGATTATTCCTGAATGCAGATTCAGGTTTTGACGGTAAAAAATGCAGAGATATTCTTGAGAAAAAAGAAATGATTGCCAATATTAAAGAGAATCCACGGAATGGAAATACACAGCATGAAAAATATTTTGATTCCGAACTGTATAAAAGAAGATTCAAAATAGAAAAAGCAAATGCATGGCTGGATAGCTTCAAAGCGCTATTAGTAAGGTTTGAAACTTTAAATATTACATGGGTGAGTTTGCATTATCTGGCTTTTTCTATTTTGTTTCTCAGAAAAATAAAAGTTTAA
- a CDS encoding iron-containing alcohol dehydrogenase — MLNFELKNPTKILFGKGEIAKISKEIPADAKVLMIYGGGSIKNNGVYDQVKEALKDHEVHEFGGVPANPEYEVLINALSFIKENNITFLLAVGGGSVIDGTKFLSAAANYDGEPWEILTKPVRTFEGEGMPFGTVLTLPATGSEMNSGYVISRRETNEKLSSGGPGLFPQFSVLDPEVVRSIPQRQIVNGLTDAYTHVLEQYMTAPSSADLQERIAESILISIQETAPKVLAEEFDYDAAGNFMWCCTMALNGLIQKGVITDWAVHAMGHELTAYFGIDHARTLAIIAPSHYRYNFESKKGKLAQYAERVWGIKDGTLEEKAELGIKKLEEFFHSLHIDTKLSDYTEDYKGTAERVEKTFTERNWLGLGEYRKLTPQDASKIVEMSY, encoded by the coding sequence ATGCTTAATTTCGAACTAAAAAATCCAACCAAAATACTTTTCGGAAAAGGTGAAATTGCTAAAATTTCAAAAGAAATTCCTGCAGATGCCAAAGTTTTAATGATTTACGGAGGCGGAAGCATCAAAAACAACGGTGTTTACGATCAGGTAAAAGAAGCTTTAAAAGATCATGAAGTGCATGAATTCGGCGGAGTTCCAGCCAATCCGGAATATGAAGTATTAATTAATGCTTTAAGCTTTATCAAAGAAAATAATATTACTTTTCTCTTGGCTGTCGGAGGCGGATCTGTAATCGACGGAACGAAGTTTCTTTCCGCTGCTGCAAATTATGATGGGGAACCATGGGAAATTCTTACGAAACCTGTAAGAACTTTTGAAGGCGAAGGAATGCCTTTCGGAACTGTTCTTACCCTTCCTGCAACCGGTTCTGAAATGAATTCGGGGTACGTAATTTCGAGAAGAGAAACCAACGAAAAATTGTCTTCGGGAGGTCCCGGATTATTTCCTCAGTTCTCGGTTCTGGATCCGGAAGTGGTGAGATCCATTCCGCAAAGACAGATCGTTAACGGTTTAACGGACGCTTATACTCACGTTCTGGAACAGTATATGACGGCTCCTTCTTCGGCAGATCTTCAGGAAAGAATTGCAGAAAGTATTCTCATCAGTATACAGGAAACTGCTCCGAAAGTTCTGGCGGAGGAATTTGATTATGACGCAGCCGGAAATTTTATGTGGTGCTGTACAATGGCTCTTAACGGACTGATTCAGAAAGGTGTGATTACAGACTGGGCGGTTCACGCGATGGGACACGAACTGACGGCTTATTTCGGGATCGATCACGCAAGAACTTTAGCCATTATTGCGCCATCGCATTACCGTTATAATTTTGAATCCAAGAAAGGTAAACTGGCTCAGTATGCGGAAAGAGTCTGGGGAATTAAAGACGGAACACTGGAAGAAAAGGCAGAACTGGGAATCAAAAAGCTGGAAGAATTCTTCCACAGCCTTCATATTGATACGAAACTTTCTGATTACACAGAAGATTATAAAGGAACGGCTGAAAGAGTGGAAAAAACTTTTACAGAGAGAAACTGGCTTGGTTTGGGAGAATACAGAAAACTGACTCCTCAAGATGCTTCTAAAATTGTGGAAATGAGCTATTAA
- a CDS encoding lipocalin family protein produces the protein MKKQLLLFTFSALALTSCNDDDIQGYEMDMMKGDWKISKKETISGKDDKFVIGTTTPTGCSVNDKLEFRTDYYTSFTTYGGTGTNCNVVAKVEGKYEYNSETKDLTVTYTNTSPVKYRIVILTSSEMRIKQMSGNIDQNGDTIPDAEYITYKR, from the coding sequence ATGAAAAAACAATTACTTTTATTTACCTTTTCAGCGTTAGCGCTTACTTCATGTAACGATGATGATATCCAGGGTTATGAAATGGATATGATGAAAGGTGATTGGAAGATCAGTAAAAAAGAAACGATATCAGGAAAAGACGATAAATTTGTAATCGGTACTACAACGCCTACAGGATGTTCTGTGAATGACAAACTGGAGTTCAGAACAGATTATTATACCTCTTTTACAACGTATGGAGGAACTGGTACAAACTGTAATGTTGTGGCGAAAGTAGAAGGGAAATATGAGTACAATTCTGAAACAAAAGATTTAACGGTTACTTATACCAATACGAGCCCGGTGAAATACAGAATTGTAATTCTTACGAGCTCTGAGATGAGAATAAAGCAAATGTCCGGCAACATAGACCAAAACGGAGATACGATACCGGATGCGGAATATATTACCTACAAAAGATAA
- a CDS encoding GDSL-type esterase/lipase family protein has protein sequence MKKIFSAFLMLTFALFFAQEKQMFWQDIQNFKKLDLENPPAKNAILLVGSSSFTKWTDVANYFPDKTIINRGFGGSRLTDLNDYAEDLLNPYQPKQIIIYCGENDFADNDKLKADVVVERFKTFYKKIRAKFPKIEVDYISIKYSPSREKLWPQMKKANEKIADFMKKQPNAEFIDITKVMQDENGNVRKDLFVEDMLHMTPEGYRLWTSVMNPYMK, from the coding sequence ATGAAGAAGATTTTTTCGGCATTTCTGATGCTGACTTTTGCCCTGTTTTTTGCACAGGAAAAACAGATGTTCTGGCAGGACATCCAAAATTTTAAGAAACTGGATCTGGAAAATCCTCCGGCTAAAAATGCAATTCTTTTAGTAGGAAGTTCGTCTTTTACCAAATGGACGGATGTCGCGAATTACTTTCCGGATAAAACCATCATCAACAGAGGTTTCGGAGGTTCAAGATTAACAGATCTGAATGATTATGCAGAGGATCTTTTAAATCCTTATCAGCCCAAACAGATCATCATTTACTGTGGTGAGAATGATTTTGCTGACAACGATAAGTTAAAAGCTGATGTTGTAGTGGAAAGATTTAAAACATTCTATAAAAAAATCCGTGCAAAATTTCCGAAAATTGAAGTGGATTATATTTCCATCAAATATTCTCCGAGCCGCGAAAAGCTGTGGCCGCAAATGAAGAAAGCCAATGAAAAGATTGCCGATTTCATGAAAAAGCAGCCGAATGCAGAGTTTATTGATATCACAAAGGTAATGCAGGATGAAAACGGAAACGTAAGAAAAGACCTGTTTGTGGAAGATATGCTTCACATGACTCCGGAAGGCTACAGATTATGGACTTCTGTGATGAATCCTTATATGAAATAA
- a CDS encoding lipocalin family protein, which produces MKKILFLAISAGFLFTACKSDDDDVYASVVGVWKPSREMAVSGKNGSTIYNDPSSSCYKKSTFDFKSNNTMVSNIFDEGMSGNCENLGTDTSSYSYDPLNKQIVIDGESSEVLKLTNYEMHIVSDYSDEDGDGIDDKIVLVLIR; this is translated from the coding sequence ATGAAAAAAATCTTATTTCTTGCTATTTCGGCAGGTTTTCTTTTCACAGCCTGCAAAAGTGATGACGACGATGTATATGCATCTGTTGTAGGAGTCTGGAAGCCTTCCAGAGAAATGGCAGTTTCCGGAAAAAACGGAAGTACTATTTATAATGATCCTTCTTCAAGCTGCTACAAAAAAAGTACATTTGATTTTAAATCGAACAATACAATGGTAAGCAACATTTTTGATGAAGGAATGAGCGGAAATTGTGAAAATCTGGGAACAGATACTTCTTCTTATTCTTATGACCCGCTAAACAAACAGATCGTTATAGACGGCGAATCCAGTGAAGTTCTAAAGCTTACCAATTATGAAATGCATATTGTTTCAGATTACAGTGATGAAGACGGGGACGGAATCGACGATAAAATAGTTCTTGTACTGATCCGATAA
- a CDS encoding DEAD/DEAH box helicase, which produces MEKLTFADFDLPVKILDVLADLNLFEPTPIQEKSLKPILSGRDVMGIAQTGTGKTLAYLLPVLKTWKYNKSGNPTVLVLVPTRELVVQVAEIVEKLTENTTARVIGIYGGKNINTQKLLFDNGCDILVGTPGRVMDLAIDNAISLKEVQKLIIDEFDEMLNLGFRPQLTHIFEMMKEKRQNILFSATMTEAVDEMLDEYFASPVEISLAKSGTPLEKIEQTAYKVENFNTKINLLEYLLKTDTDMSKVLIFTNNKRNADLLFTKIDELFPEQFDVIHSNKSQNYRLKAMKSFENEEIKGLITTDVMARGLDISDITHVINFETPDIPEQYIHRIGRTGRADKDGKAVTFVTKKEETLALDIELLMDKELKYIDFPQEVKINPKKIASEEETVIMKNPVKVKLNEGGGAFHEKKAKNTKENWGGPSKRKAPKKFGANRAQQKSISKSKRKK; this is translated from the coding sequence ATGGAAAAACTCACTTTTGCAGATTTTGACCTTCCGGTTAAAATTCTTGATGTTTTAGCAGATCTTAATTTATTTGAACCTACTCCTATTCAGGAAAAGAGCTTAAAACCCATACTTTCCGGACGTGATGTAATGGGAATTGCACAGACGGGAACAGGAAAAACTCTGGCGTATCTTTTACCTGTTCTTAAAACATGGAAATACAATAAATCGGGGAATCCTACGGTTTTGGTGCTTGTTCCTACGAGAGAATTGGTGGTACAGGTTGCAGAGATCGTAGAAAAACTGACGGAAAATACTACTGCAAGAGTAATCGGGATTTACGGAGGAAAGAATATCAATACCCAGAAATTGTTATTTGATAACGGATGCGACATTCTGGTGGGAACTCCCGGAAGAGTAATGGATTTGGCGATCGATAATGCCATTTCTTTAAAAGAAGTTCAGAAGCTGATTATTGATGAGTTTGACGAAATGCTGAACCTAGGTTTCAGACCACAGTTGACACATATTTTCGAAATGATGAAGGAAAAAAGACAGAATATTCTTTTTTCTGCAACCATGACGGAAGCTGTTGATGAAATGCTGGATGAGTACTTTGCAAGCCCTGTCGAAATTTCACTGGCAAAATCCGGAACGCCGCTTGAAAAAATTGAGCAGACTGCCTACAAAGTAGAGAATTTCAACACCAAGATCAATCTATTGGAGTATTTACTGAAAACCGATACCGATATGTCCAAAGTATTGATTTTCACAAACAATAAAAGAAATGCAGATCTTTTATTCACAAAAATTGATGAACTTTTTCCTGAGCAGTTTGATGTGATTCACTCCAATAAATCGCAGAATTACAGACTAAAAGCGATGAAAAGCTTTGAAAATGAGGAGATTAAAGGGTTGATTACGACAGATGTCATGGCAAGAGGTCTTGATATTTCGGATATTACCCATGTTATCAATTTTGAAACGCCGGATATTCCTGAACAGTATATTCACAGAATCGGTAGAACGGGTAGAGCGGACAAAGATGGTAAAGCCGTAACTTTTGTTACCAAAAAAGAAGAAACTTTAGCTCTTGACATAGAATTATTGATGGATAAGGAACTGAAATACATCGATTTCCCGCAAGAAGTAAAAATAAATCCTAAAAAAATCGCTTCAGAGGAAGAAACGGTAATCATGAAAAATCCGGTGAAGGTTAAGCTGAATGAAGGAGGAGGAGCTTTTCATGAAAAGAAAGCGAAAAATACCAAAGAAAACTGGGGCGGACCTTCTAAGAGAAAAGCACCCAAAAAATTTGGAGCCAACAGAGCGCAGCAGAAATCAATTTCTAAATCCAAAAGAAAGAAATAA
- a CDS encoding winged helix-turn-helix transcriptional regulator, which produces MQEKIEIQPVMDALEVIGGKWKFPILYSLCSGKKRFKDLLGDIGKITPKMLSLELKDLEINGLITRTAIATVPVTVEYEMTEYGLTLKPVLVHIQDWGKKHREKIINESRNAK; this is translated from the coding sequence ATGCAAGAGAAAATAGAAATTCAGCCGGTAATGGATGCACTGGAAGTTATTGGCGGAAAATGGAAGTTTCCCATTTTATATAGCTTATGCAGCGGAAAAAAGAGATTTAAAGACTTATTGGGAGATATAGGAAAGATTACGCCCAAAATGCTTAGTCTTGAACTAAAAGACTTGGAAATAAATGGGCTGATAACCAGAACGGCTATTGCAACTGTTCCGGTGACGGTAGAATATGAAATGACGGAATACGGTCTTACATTAAAACCCGTATTGGTTCATATTCAGGATTGGGGCAAAAAACACCGCGAGAAAATTATTAATGAAAGCAGGAATGCAAAATAA